The DNA window CATCGCAATTTTAAACCCATTTCCTCTCTCCGAAAGCATATTTTCGACTGGAACCTTGGTGTCTGCAAAGAAAACTTGTCGCGTGGATGAAGCCCGGATTCCTAATTTATGTTCTTCTTCACCCATTGTAATTCCGTTACTTGGGTCATTTTCTACTATGAAACCGGTAATGTTTTTATCATCGCCAATACGGGCGAAGACAATGAATAACGAGCAAAATCCGGCATTGGAAATCCACATTTTTCCCCCTGTAATTTTATAATGTGTTCCATCCTCAGACAAAACTGCTTTTGTTTTTCCCGAATTGGCATCCGATCCTGCGCCTGGTTCTGTCAAACAATAAGCGCCAAACCATTCGCCAGAAGCTAGTTTTGGAACGTATTTTTGTTTTTGTTCTTCGGATCCGTACAAAGTAATAGGCATTGTTCCAATACCAGTATGCGCTCCGAAAGCCGTAGAGAAAGAGCCCGTTCCTCCGGAAATGTAATCACAAACCAAAACGGTATTTACGAATCCCATTCCCATTCCGCCATACGCTTCAGGAACGGCAACACTCAAAAAGCCCATTTCACCGGCCTGCCTCATCGTTTCTTCTGTAAAAGCGTAGTCTTTCTTCTCGTAGCGAACTTTGTTAGGCCAAATTTCCTTGTCTACAAATTCTTTTACAGAATCACGCATCATTATTTGCTCTTCATTGAAATCTTCGGGAGTGAAGATGTCTTCACATTTTGTCTCTTTTACGATGAATTGACCACCGCGTGTTTTATCAGTCATAATCAGCCCCCTAACCCCCGAAGGGGGAATTCCTACTAGGGGTAAGTAGGGTTTTAGTTTTTATACAGTATAATTTTATTTTTTATCACGAGAGTTCCCCCTTTGGGGGTTAGGGGGCTAATAACTCATAAATCCCCGCACTTCCTTGTCCAGTTCCTACGCACATAGAAACAATTCCATATTTACTTCCTCTTCGTTGCATTTCGTCGAATAGTTGAACGGATAATTTTGCTCCTGTACAACCTAGCGGATGTCCTAATGCAATGGCTCCTCCATTGACATTCACAATGTCAGGATTTAAACCAAGTTCTCTAATTACCGCCAAAGATTGAGAGGCAAAGGCTTCGTTCAACTCCACCAAATCAATATCTTTCAATTGCAATCCGGCTTGTCTCAAGGCTTTTGGAATGGCTTTCACTGGTCCAATTCCCATAATTCTTGGTTCAACTCCTGCTGAAGCAAAGTTGACCAAACGTGCAATAGGAGAGAGGTTTAACTCTTTTACCATTTCTTCACTCATAATCAAAACAAAAGCCGCACCATCGCTCATTTGAGAAGAATTTCCAGCAGTCACACTTCCGTCCGCTGCGAAAACGGGGCGCAAATTTGCCAATGCTTCCACCGAAGTTCCCGCTCTTGGGCCCTCGTCTTTATTTACGATGTATGATTTGGTTTCTTTTTTACCATTTTCATTTATGAAAGTTTGCTCCACTGAAATTGGTACAATTTGTTTGTCAAATTTACCTTCGGCTTGCGCTTTCAAAGCTTTATAATGAGATTGAAAAGCAAACTCATCTTGGTCGGCTCTAGAAATGTTGTATTGTTTGGCGACAGCTTCGGCAGTCAAACCCATTCCCCAGTAGTAATCCTCGTGACCGTCTTTGGCTAAGGCATAATCAGGAGTTGGTTTGTAACCTCCCATCGGGATAAAACTCATACTTTCGGCACCACCAGCAATGATACAATCTGCCATTCCAGACTGAATTTTAGCAGTTGCCATCCCGATGGTTTCTAGTCCTGAAGCGCAATATCTGTTGACGGTTACGCCCGGAACATCTTCAATTTTCAATCCCATTAAGGAAATCAATCGTCCCATATTCAATCCTTGTTCGGCTTCGGGCATCGCATTTCCAACCATTACATCGTCTATGCGTTTTTTGTCGAAATCCGGCAATTCATTCATCATAAATTGAATGGTTTCTGCGGCTAATTCATCTGGGCGCTTGAATCTAAATACACCTTTTGGGGCTTTTCCCACGGCAGTTCTGTATGCTTTTACTATATAGGCTGTTTTCATATTAGCCCCCTAACCCCCGAAGGGGGAATTCCTATTAGGGGTAAATAGGATTTTAAATCACATCTTTTTTATGGAAATGCGATATATTATTTTTTCAATTATTTAAAGAACTTCTTATATTATATAAATAGTATTTACAATTTTGAGAGTTCCCCCTTCGGGGGTTAGGGGGCTAATTCCTCAAAGGTTTCCCTTTTGTTAACATAAACTGAATTCTCTCTAATGTTTTCCTTTCGGTGCAAAGCGATAAAAATGCTTCTCTTTCAATATCTAATAAATATTGTTCGCTTACTAATGTTGGCTCTGATAAGTCACCACCAGCCATTACATAAGCCAGTTTGTTGGCAATTTTCTTGTCGTGTTCCGAGATGTATTTTCCAGCTTCCATTTGGTCGGTTCCTACCAAGAACATTCCCAAAGCTTGTTTTCCCAAAACTTTCACGTCACTTCTGCGAATAGGTTGAGTGTAACCGGCTTCTGCCATTAGTAAAGCGTGTTTTTTGGCTTCGGCAATTTGGCGGTCTTTGTTGACTACAACCACATCTTTTCCGTGTTGTAATATTCCCAAGTCAAAAGCTTCGTGAGCTGAAGTTGACACTTTAGCCATAGCCACTGTCAAGAAATATTCCTGCAAAACATTCAATTCGACATCGTTTTTACGGAATAAATCGGAAGCTCGCAACGCCATTTCTTTCGATCCGCCGCCACCCGGAATTACTCCAACTCCAAATTCAACCAATCCAATGTAGGTTTCGGCAGCAGCTACCACTTTATCGGCGTGCATACTCATTTCGCAACCACCACCCAAAGTCATTCCGTGAGGCGCAACCACAACTGGAATTCCGGAATAGCGTACGCGCATCATTGTATCTTGGAACATTTTGATGGCCATATTGAGTTCTTCGTATTCTTGTTCGACCGCCATCATAAATATCATTCCAATATTGGCACCCACAGAGAAATTCGCTCCTTGGTTTCCAATAACCAAACCTTGATATTCTTTTTCGGACAAATCGATGGCTTTGTTGATGGCCTGTAGAACGTCACCACCAATAGTATTCATCTTAGACTGGAATTCTAAATTCAAGATTCCGTCTCCTAAATCTTGTATAATAGCACCGCTGTTGCTCCATACTTTTTTGCTTTCGCGAATGTTGTTCAGGATGATAAAAGCGTCTTGTCCCGGAACTTTAATCTGTGTTTTATTTGGAATATTATAAAAATAAGTGGCTCCTTCTTTAACCGAATAAAAACTTGAAATTCCAGCACCTAACATCTCACTAACCCAAGCAGGTGAACTTAAACCTTCATCTTTGATCATTTCGATTCCATTAGCAACTCCAATGGCATCCCAAATTTCGAAAGGGCCGTTTTCCCAACCGAAACCTGCTTTCATCGCATCGTCGATTTTGTATAATTCGTCTGATATTTCAGGAATTCTATTGGAAACATAAGCAAACATTGCAGCGAAACTTCGTCTGTAAAATTCTCCTGCTTTGTCTTTTCCTTTTACTAAAACTTTGAAGCGATTGATGGGTTTGTCAATGGTTTTTGTTAGTTCTAAAGTGGCAAAAGATGCTTTTTTGGCAGGACGATATTCTAAGGTGTCTAAATCTAATGAGAGAATGTCTCTACCTTCTTTTTTATAAAAACCTTGCCCTGTTTTGCTTCCCAACCATTTATTCTCCATCATTTTGTTGATGAAATCCGGTAATTTGAATAATTCGTGTTGTTCGTCGTTCGGGCAGTTTTCGTAAATTCCGTTGGCAACGTGTACCAAAGTATCCAAACCAACGACATCAACCGTTCTGAAAGTCGCCGATTTTGGTCTTCCGATGACTGGACCTGTAAGTTTGTCGACTTCTT is part of the Flavobacterium nackdongense genome and encodes:
- a CDS encoding acetyl-CoA C-acyltransferase; its protein translation is MKTAYIVKAYRTAVGKAPKGVFRFKRPDELAAETIQFMMNELPDFDKKRIDDVMVGNAMPEAEQGLNMGRLISLMGLKIEDVPGVTVNRYCASGLETIGMATAKIQSGMADCIIAGGAESMSFIPMGGYKPTPDYALAKDGHEDYYWGMGLTAEAVAKQYNISRADQDEFAFQSHYKALKAQAEGKFDKQIVPISVEQTFINENGKKETKSYIVNKDEGPRAGTSVEALANLRPVFAADGSVTAGNSSQMSDGAAFVLIMSEEMVKELNLSPIARLVNFASAGVEPRIMGIGPVKAIPKALRQAGLQLKDIDLVELNEAFASQSLAVIRELGLNPDIVNVNGGAIALGHPLGCTGAKLSVQLFDEMQRRGSKYGIVSMCVGTGQGSAGIYELLAP
- a CDS encoding 3-hydroxyacyl-CoA dehydrogenase/enoyl-CoA hydratase family protein; protein product: MKRTIKKVAVIGSGIMGSGIACHFANIGVEVLLLDIVPNALTDAETKKGLTLDSKIVRNRLVNEHFQNALKSKPSPIYHQKFASRITTGNTTDDMAKIANVDWIIEVVVERLDIKKMVFEQIEKYRKPGTLITSNTSGIPIHFMSEGRSEDFQKHFCGTHFFNPARYLKLFEIIPGPQTSTEVLDFLTIYGEKFLGKTSVVAKDTPAFIGNRIGIFGIQSLFHLVKELGLTIEEVDKLTGPVIGRPKSATFRTVDVVGLDTLVHVANGIYENCPNDEQHELFKLPDFINKMMENKWLGSKTGQGFYKKEGRDILSLDLDTLEYRPAKKASFATLELTKTIDKPINRFKVLVKGKDKAGEFYRRSFAAMFAYVSNRIPEISDELYKIDDAMKAGFGWENGPFEIWDAIGVANGIEMIKDEGLSSPAWVSEMLGAGISSFYSVKEGATYFYNIPNKTQIKVPGQDAFIILNNIRESKKVWSNSGAIIQDLGDGILNLEFQSKMNTIGGDVLQAINKAIDLSEKEYQGLVIGNQGANFSVGANIGMIFMMAVEQEYEELNMAIKMFQDTMMRVRYSGIPVVVAPHGMTLGGGCEMSMHADKVVAAAETYIGLVEFGVGVIPGGGGSKEMALRASDLFRKNDVELNVLQEYFLTVAMAKVSTSAHEAFDLGILQHGKDVVVVNKDRQIAEAKKHALLMAEAGYTQPIRRSDVKVLGKQALGMFLVGTDQMEAGKYISEHDKKIANKLAYVMAGGDLSEPTLVSEQYLLDIEREAFLSLCTERKTLERIQFMLTKGKPLRN